A genomic segment from Halorussus sp. MSC15.2 encodes:
- a CDS encoding aminopeptidase — protein sequence MDQRIHDHAEVLVDWSARIEDGDDVVLRVDEGAHDLAVAVAEKLGERGANVLPVYGSDEVESAFVRGHDGDFDQDPDFEVAMLERADAVLSLRGQHNTAAKAAVSGEKRSAYKKSRTAIKTRQMDTDWVSTLHPTRAHAQNAGMGYEEYKDFVYDAILRDWESLADEMANLKDLLDEGSEVRLVKEDTDLTMSIEDRTAVNSAASVAYDSHNLPSGEVFTAPEATEGEVYFDVPMTHDGVRIRDVRLAFEDGEVVDWSAEVGEAALEDILTTDEGAKRLGELGIGMNRGIDRFTDSILFDEKMGDTVHLAVGRAYSSCLPEGEEGNQSAVHVDMITDVSEDSRMEIDGEVVQRNGTFRWEDGFEG from the coding sequence ATGGACCAGCGAATTCACGACCACGCGGAGGTTCTCGTTGACTGGAGCGCCCGAATCGAGGACGGCGACGACGTAGTGTTGCGCGTGGACGAAGGTGCGCACGACCTCGCGGTCGCCGTCGCCGAGAAACTCGGCGAACGCGGCGCGAACGTCCTCCCCGTCTACGGTTCCGACGAGGTGGAGTCGGCGTTCGTCCGAGGCCACGACGGCGACTTCGACCAAGACCCGGACTTCGAGGTGGCGATGCTCGAACGCGCGGACGCGGTGCTGTCGCTGCGGGGCCAGCACAACACCGCCGCGAAAGCCGCCGTGTCGGGCGAGAAGCGCTCGGCCTACAAGAAGTCCCGAACCGCAATCAAGACCCGCCAGATGGACACCGACTGGGTCTCGACGCTGCACCCGACGCGCGCTCACGCCCAGAACGCGGGCATGGGCTACGAGGAGTACAAGGACTTCGTGTACGACGCCATCCTCCGGGACTGGGAGAGCCTCGCCGACGAGATGGCGAACCTCAAGGACCTGCTCGACGAGGGGAGCGAAGTCCGACTCGTCAAGGAGGACACCGACCTCACGATGTCCATCGAGGACCGCACCGCGGTCAACAGCGCCGCGTCGGTCGCGTACGACTCGCACAACCTCCCGAGCGGCGAGGTGTTCACCGCGCCGGAGGCCACCGAGGGCGAGGTGTACTTCGACGTGCCGATGACCCACGACGGCGTCCGAATCCGCGACGTTCGCCTCGCCTTCGAGGACGGCGAGGTCGTGGACTGGTCGGCCGAAGTCGGCGAAGCGGCCCTCGAAGACATCCTCACGACCGACGAGGGTGCCAAGCGCCTCGGCGAACTCGGCATCGGGATGAACCGCGGCATCGACCGCTTCACCGACAGCATCCTCTTCGACGAGAAGATGGGCGACACGGTCCACCTCGCGGTCGGCCGCGCGTACTCCTCGTGCCTGCCGGAGGGCGAGGAGGGCAACCAGAGCGCGGTCCACGTGGACATGATTACCGACGTGAGCGAGGACTCTCGGATGGAAATCGACGGCGAAGTCGTCCAGCGCAACGGCACGTTCCGGTGGGAAGACGGCTTCGAGGGCTGA
- a CDS encoding valine--tRNA ligase — translation MTDVPDSYDPERVEPKWQEEWRGSEIYNPDGEPDYVVDTPPPYPTGQLHLGHALGWSYMDFAARFHRLIGDEVLFPQGWDCHGLPTEVKVEEEEDIHRTDVPREEFRDLCVEYTEDRIDGMKETMQSLGFSQDWSAEYRTMDADYWEKTQRSFVEMAHGDEEESYVYRDEHPVNWCPRCETAIADAEVENIDREGTLHYVTFPGVDNDDIEIATTRPELLAACVGMAVDPDDERYEGRIGDTFEVPLFGQEVELVADDDVDGDFGTGAVMICTFGDKQDVDWWAEHDLDLRSVFTEDGRLNELAGEYEGLTIEEAKALIADDLDEAGYLEDTEPTDQSVGACWRCDTPIEILSKEQWFVEVRQDEILEKAQQVEWIPEHMYDRLEDWTEGMEWDWVISRQRVFATPIPAWFCRECGHAHVADVSELPLDPTETDPAVDSCPECGADDWEGETDVMDTWMDSSISPMHVQGWPDEEFTPTTLREQGHDIIRTWAFYTLLRVTALEDEIPWEESLVNGMVFGDDGHKMSKSRGNAVGPEEAIEEYSADSVRQALALGGQPGSDIQFQWKEVKSASRFLTKFWNIFQFSAEHFDEETPDIAAPAYRDADEWILSKLSRTAEDVEADMEAYRFDAALRKLREFVWNDLADDYLELVKGRLYEGRPGERDAARHALYTAVSASIRMLAPFSPHFADEVYHHLPGTEGSVHTADWPAVEFADEEAERRGDLIAEVASEIRAWKSDAGMALNADLDRVEVYSEQGRGWDTYDLSEAVSAPVYPEEGQPNVELVPVGVDPDHSVIGPQFRDEAGQVVAALESADFTQLENQKKIEGEITLTVNGEEVTIDGDAVEIEKEYRAESGEEVEVLETEQATVLVFA, via the coding sequence ATGACTGACGTTCCCGACAGCTACGACCCCGAGCGAGTCGAACCGAAGTGGCAGGAAGAGTGGCGCGGTTCCGAGATTTACAACCCCGACGGCGAACCCGACTACGTCGTGGACACGCCGCCGCCGTACCCGACCGGACAGCTCCACCTCGGCCACGCGCTCGGGTGGAGTTACATGGACTTCGCGGCCCGGTTTCACCGACTCATCGGCGACGAGGTGCTGTTCCCGCAGGGCTGGGACTGTCACGGCCTGCCGACCGAAGTGAAGGTCGAGGAGGAGGAGGACATCCACCGGACCGACGTCCCCCGCGAGGAGTTCCGGGACCTCTGCGTCGAGTACACCGAGGACCGCATCGACGGGATGAAGGAGACGATGCAGTCGCTGGGGTTCTCGCAGGACTGGTCGGCCGAGTACCGGACGATGGACGCCGACTACTGGGAGAAGACCCAGCGCTCGTTCGTCGAGATGGCCCACGGCGACGAGGAGGAGAGTTACGTCTACCGCGACGAACACCCCGTCAACTGGTGTCCGCGCTGTGAGACCGCCATCGCCGACGCCGAGGTCGAGAACATCGACCGCGAGGGGACACTCCACTACGTCACGTTCCCCGGCGTGGACAACGACGACATCGAAATCGCGACCACCCGACCGGAACTGCTGGCGGCCTGCGTCGGCATGGCCGTGGACCCCGACGACGAGCGCTACGAGGGTCGCATCGGCGACACCTTCGAGGTCCCCCTGTTCGGACAGGAGGTCGAACTCGTCGCCGACGACGACGTGGACGGCGACTTCGGGACCGGCGCGGTGATGATATGCACGTTCGGCGACAAGCAGGACGTTGACTGGTGGGCCGAACACGACCTCGACCTCCGCTCGGTCTTCACCGAGGACGGCCGCCTCAACGAACTCGCGGGCGAGTACGAGGGCCTGACCATCGAGGAGGCAAAGGCGCTCATCGCCGACGACCTCGACGAAGCGGGCTACCTCGAAGACACGGAACCCACCGACCAGTCGGTCGGCGCGTGCTGGCGGTGTGACACGCCCATCGAAATCCTGAGCAAGGAACAGTGGTTCGTGGAGGTCCGGCAGGACGAGATTCTGGAGAAGGCCCAGCAGGTCGAGTGGATTCCCGAGCACATGTACGACCGCCTCGAAGACTGGACCGAGGGGATGGAGTGGGACTGGGTCATCTCCCGCCAGCGCGTGTTCGCCACGCCCATCCCGGCGTGGTTCTGCCGCGAGTGCGGCCACGCCCACGTCGCGGACGTGTCGGAACTCCCGCTGGACCCGACCGAGACCGACCCCGCGGTCGATTCGTGCCCCGAGTGCGGTGCGGACGACTGGGAGGGCGAGACCGACGTGATGGACACGTGGATGGACTCGTCCATCTCGCCGATGCACGTTCAGGGTTGGCCGGACGAGGAGTTCACCCCGACGACGCTCCGCGAGCAGGGTCACGACATCATCCGGACGTGGGCGTTCTACACCCTCCTGCGGGTCACGGCGCTCGAAGACGAGATTCCGTGGGAGGAGTCGCTGGTCAACGGGATGGTGTTCGGCGACGACGGCCACAAGATGAGCAAGTCCCGGGGTAACGCGGTCGGCCCCGAGGAGGCCATCGAGGAGTACAGCGCCGACTCGGTCCGGCAGGCCCTCGCGCTCGGCGGCCAACCCGGCAGCGACATCCAGTTCCAGTGGAAGGAGGTCAAGTCGGCCTCCCGGTTCCTCACCAAGTTCTGGAACATCTTCCAGTTCTCGGCCGAACACTTCGACGAGGAGACGCCCGACATCGCGGCCCCGGCGTACCGCGACGCCGACGAGTGGATTCTGTCGAAACTCTCCCGAACCGCCGAGGACGTCGAGGCCGACATGGAGGCCTACCGTTTCGACGCGGCGCTCCGCAAACTGCGGGAGTTCGTCTGGAACGACCTCGCCGACGACTACCTCGAACTCGTCAAGGGTCGCCTCTACGAGGGCCGACCCGGCGAGCGCGACGCCGCCCGCCACGCGCTCTACACCGCGGTCTCGGCGTCGATACGGATGCTCGCACCGTTCTCGCCCCACTTCGCCGACGAGGTGTATCACCACCTCCCCGGCACCGAGGGGAGCGTCCACACCGCGGACTGGCCCGCGGTCGAGTTCGCCGACGAGGAGGCCGAGCGCAGGGGCGACCTCATCGCGGAGGTCGCCAGCGAGATTCGGGCGTGGAAGTCCGACGCGGGGATGGCGCTCAACGCCGACCTCGACCGCGTCGAGGTGTACTCCGAGCAGGGTCGCGGGTGGGACACCTACGACCTGTCCGAAGCGGTCAGCGCGCCGGTCTACCCCGAGGAGGGGCAACCGAACGTCGAACTCGTCCCGGTGGGCGTGGACCCCGACCACAGCGTCATCGGACCGCAGTTCCGCGACGAGGCCGGGCAGGTCGTCGCCGCGCTGGAGTCGGCGGACTTCACCCAACTCGAGAACCAGAAGAAAATCGAGGGCGAAATCACGCTGACGGTGAACGGCGAAGAGGTCACCATCGACGGTGACGCCGTGGAAATCGAGAAAGAGTACCGCGCCGAGAGCGGCGAAGAGGTCGAAGTGCTGGAGACCGAGCAGGCGACCGTGCTGGTCTTCGCTTGA